One part of the Segnochrobactrum spirostomi genome encodes these proteins:
- a CDS encoding glutathione S-transferase produces the protein MAYELHYWPTIQGRGEFVRLALEAAGADYVDVARGTHDGEGGLMGRLRDADDPRPPFAPPFLVADGMTIGQTAAILLFLGPRLGLAPTSEVDRLWAHQLQLTVTDFVVEIHDTHHPLGPSFFYEDQEPEAKRRAEDFRRTRMPKFLGYFERVHARNPAPGGFMVGAELSYVDLSMFQLVSGLGYAFPKAMRRLEPTIPGLIGLHDRVANLPRIAAYLESDRRIPFSVEGIFRHYPDLDG, from the coding sequence ATGGCCTACGAACTGCATTATTGGCCGACGATCCAGGGCCGCGGCGAATTCGTGCGCCTCGCACTCGAAGCCGCCGGAGCGGATTATGTCGACGTCGCCCGCGGCACCCATGACGGCGAAGGCGGTCTGATGGGCCGGCTCCGGGACGCGGACGATCCGCGCCCGCCGTTCGCCCCGCCCTTTCTCGTCGCCGACGGCATGACCATCGGCCAGACGGCGGCCATCCTGCTCTTTCTCGGGCCCCGCCTCGGTCTCGCACCGACGAGCGAGGTCGACCGCCTGTGGGCCCACCAGCTCCAGCTCACGGTGACGGACTTCGTGGTGGAGATCCACGACACCCACCATCCGCTCGGGCCGAGCTTCTTCTACGAAGACCAGGAGCCCGAGGCGAAGCGCCGCGCGGAGGATTTCCGTCGCACCCGGATGCCGAAATTCCTCGGCTATTTCGAGCGCGTGCACGCCCGCAATCCTGCCCCGGGCGGCTTCATGGTGGGCGCCGAGCTGTCGTACGTCGATCTGTCGATGTTCCAGCTCGTCTCCGGCCTCGGCTACGCCTTCCCCAAGGCGATGCGCCGCCTCGAGCCGACCATCCCCGGCCTGATCGGCCTCCACGACCGCGTCGCGAACCTGCCGCGGATCGCCGCCTATCTCGAATCAGACCGGCGCATCCCGTTCTCGGTCGAGGGCATCTTCCGGCATTATCCGGACCTCGACGGCTGA
- a CDS encoding succinylglutamate desuccinylase/aspartoacylase domain-containing protein, translated as MLSSPFVEDVSVPIDADAPGATLSIRAWRVRGDGTGPRVHLQAGLHADEIPGMLVLHLLLPRLVAAAEAGHLKGTITVVPQANPLGAGQFAQGRILGRYHFQTNRNFNRGFPDSVAAGGVGSAFVSWQARLASLARHADIVLDLHTDDEAVPYLYLHTGFWPAGRDLAVALGTELVILWEGDSGGAFEEVVIDPWLAESRLDGRLVSTIELRGQADVDETTAQADADGLYAFLCARGVIDAPATLPAWTGTVAPMGHMETVTAPQAGLIVFDVPLGAEVAAGTRFARIITRPGDPASEIPLVAPQAGRLVTRYRDRLIPRGDIAAKFACEGPSSTWSSGALDP; from the coding sequence GTGCTCTCGTCCCCCTTCGTCGAAGATGTCAGCGTTCCGATCGATGCCGATGCACCGGGCGCGACCCTCTCGATCCGGGCATGGCGGGTGCGCGGCGACGGCACCGGACCGCGCGTCCATCTCCAGGCCGGACTTCATGCCGACGAAATTCCCGGCATGCTGGTGCTTCATCTGCTGCTGCCGCGGCTCGTCGCGGCGGCGGAAGCCGGACACCTCAAGGGCACGATCACCGTCGTGCCGCAGGCGAACCCGCTCGGCGCCGGCCAGTTCGCCCAGGGCCGCATCCTCGGCCGCTACCATTTCCAGACCAACCGCAACTTCAACCGCGGCTTCCCGGATTCCGTCGCGGCGGGCGGCGTCGGCTCGGCGTTCGTCTCCTGGCAGGCGCGGCTCGCCTCGCTCGCCCGCCATGCCGACATCGTCCTCGATCTCCACACCGACGACGAAGCCGTGCCCTATCTCTACCTACATACCGGCTTCTGGCCGGCGGGGCGCGATCTCGCGGTGGCGCTCGGCACGGAGCTCGTCATCCTCTGGGAGGGCGACAGCGGCGGCGCCTTCGAGGAGGTCGTCATCGACCCCTGGCTCGCCGAAAGCCGGCTCGACGGCCGCCTCGTCTCGACCATCGAGCTGCGCGGTCAGGCCGACGTCGACGAGACGACCGCCCAGGCCGACGCCGACGGCCTCTACGCCTTTCTCTGCGCCCGCGGCGTCATCGACGCGCCGGCGACGCTGCCGGCGTGGACCGGCACCGTCGCCCCGATGGGACACATGGAGACGGTGACGGCCCCCCAGGCGGGGCTCATCGTGTTCGATGTCCCGCTCGGCGCCGAGGTGGCCGCCGGTACGCGCTTCGCCCGCATCATCACGCGGCCGGGCGATCCGGCCTCCGAGATCCCGCTCGTCGCGCCCCAGGCGGGGCGGCTCGTCACCCGCTACCGCGACCGCCTGATCCCGCGGGGCGACATCGCCGCCAAGTTCGCCTGCGAGGGGCCGTCGAGCACGTGGTCGAGCGGCGCCCTCGATCCCTGA
- a CDS encoding dimethylarginine dimethylaminohydrolase family protein, whose translation MSVPVYAFDNAIVRRPASSVVNGLRAVDQGEPSLAGVEAEHSAYIQALEAAGVAVEVLPPLEAFPDSIFVEDPALVFPEGAVVLRPGAESRLGEAAEIAPVLRRRFERVLDLEAGYADGGDVLTTPDRILIGLSARTDQTGAEALVAALGRLGRKAEIVATPAGVLHFKSDCSLIDGDTVLSTARLAESGVFDRLGVLIVPEGEEAAANALRVNDVVLVGANYPRTADMLARHGYTVVPLSVIEIAKIDAGLSCMSLRWHSA comes from the coding sequence GTGAGCGTGCCCGTCTATGCCTTCGACAACGCCATCGTCCGCCGTCCGGCGTCCTCGGTCGTGAACGGCCTGCGCGCCGTCGATCAGGGCGAGCCGAGTCTCGCCGGCGTCGAGGCCGAGCACTCCGCCTATATCCAGGCGTTGGAGGCCGCCGGCGTCGCCGTCGAGGTGCTGCCGCCGCTCGAAGCCTTCCCCGATTCGATCTTCGTCGAGGACCCTGCGCTGGTGTTCCCCGAGGGTGCCGTCGTGCTGCGCCCGGGTGCTGAGAGCCGGCTCGGCGAGGCGGCGGAGATCGCCCCCGTGCTGCGCCGCCGCTTCGAGCGCGTGCTCGACCTCGAAGCCGGCTACGCCGACGGCGGCGATGTGCTGACGACGCCCGACCGCATCCTCATCGGCCTGTCCGCCCGCACCGACCAGACCGGCGCCGAGGCGCTGGTCGCCGCCCTCGGCCGGCTCGGCCGCAAGGCGGAGATCGTGGCGACGCCCGCCGGCGTGCTCCACTTCAAGAGCGATTGCTCGCTGATCGACGGCGACACGGTCCTCTCGACCGCCCGGCTCGCCGAATCCGGCGTGTTCGACCGGCTCGGCGTGCTGATCGTGCCGGAGGGCGAGGAAGCGGCGGCCAATGCGCTTCGCGTCAACGACGTCGTCCTGGTCGGCGCCAATTATCCCCGCACCGCGGACATGCTCGCCCGCCACGGCTACACCGTCGTGCCGCTCTCGGTGATCGAGATCGCCAAGATCGACGCCGGCCTCTCCTGTATGTCGCTGCGCTGGCACTCGGCCTGA
- a CDS encoding flavin monoamine oxidase family protein: MPIDGISGRHEVEVAIVGGGAAGIAAARTLASAGRDVLILEARARLGGRAWTIPSPVPLDLGCAWLHSGDRNPWVAVAEGLGFPVERRHAPWQTRRDINFPPEQRAAYQAAAEAFYDRLDEAAASGAPDRPAADLLEPGNRWNGLLDAISGYMNGVELAGLSVRDFANYADTGVNWRIPAGYGTAIAAAGQHVPVALGCAVTRIRHGATPIEIETALGTLKAKAVIVTLPTNVLAAETVAFYPPLPDKIEAASALPLGIADKVLLALDAPEDVPLDGHAFGSLTSARTASYHLRPFGRPMIEGYFGGALARDLEAGGTAAFTAFALDELAGILGSGIRAKLTPITSTAWARDPFALGSYSQARPGRADARLTLAAPVGDRLFFAGEACHVHDFSTAHGAYRTGVAAAEAALGTVLGPCLGAADKAAPVLLGNWPLRT, translated from the coding sequence ATGCCGATCGACGGGATTTCCGGCCGCCACGAGGTGGAGGTCGCCATCGTCGGCGGCGGTGCGGCGGGCATCGCCGCCGCGCGCACCCTCGCATCGGCAGGCCGCGACGTCCTGATCCTCGAAGCCCGCGCGCGCCTCGGCGGACGGGCCTGGACGATCCCCTCCCCGGTCCCGCTCGATCTCGGCTGCGCCTGGCTGCACTCCGGCGACCGCAACCCGTGGGTCGCCGTCGCCGAGGGTTTGGGCTTCCCCGTCGAGCGTCGCCACGCGCCCTGGCAGACCCGGCGCGACATCAACTTCCCGCCCGAGCAGCGCGCCGCGTATCAGGCCGCCGCGGAAGCCTTCTACGACCGGCTCGACGAGGCTGCGGCGAGCGGCGCGCCCGATCGTCCAGCCGCCGATCTGCTCGAACCCGGCAACCGCTGGAACGGCCTGCTCGACGCCATCAGCGGCTACATGAACGGCGTCGAGCTCGCCGGCCTCTCGGTCCGCGACTTCGCCAATTATGCCGACACCGGCGTGAACTGGCGCATTCCGGCGGGCTACGGGACGGCGATCGCCGCCGCAGGCCAGCACGTCCCCGTCGCCCTCGGCTGCGCCGTGACGCGCATCCGGCACGGCGCGACGCCGATCGAGATCGAGACGGCGCTCGGCACCCTGAAGGCCAAGGCCGTCATCGTGACGCTGCCGACGAACGTCCTCGCCGCCGAGACCGTCGCCTTCTATCCGCCGCTGCCGGACAAGATCGAGGCTGCCAGCGCGCTGCCCCTCGGCATCGCCGACAAGGTGCTGCTCGCCCTCGACGCGCCCGAGGATGTGCCGCTCGACGGCCATGCCTTCGGGAGCCTCACCTCGGCACGCACCGCGAGCTACCATCTGCGCCCGTTCGGCCGGCCGATGATCGAAGGCTATTTCGGCGGAGCGCTCGCGCGCGACCTCGAAGCCGGCGGCACGGCCGCCTTCACGGCCTTCGCCCTCGACGAACTCGCCGGCATCCTCGGCAGTGGCATCCGCGCGAAGCTGACGCCGATCACCTCGACCGCCTGGGCCCGCGATCCCTTCGCCCTCGGGTCCTATTCCCAGGCCCGTCCCGGCCGGGCCGACGCGCGCCTCACCCTCGCCGCCCCGGTCGGCGACCGGCTGTTCTTCGCCGGCGAGGCCTGCCACGTGCACGACTTCTCGACCGCCCACGGCGCCTATCGCACGGGTGTCGCCGCCGCCGAGGCCGCGCTCGGAACCGTGCTTGGGCCCTGCTTGGGCGCGGCGGATAAGGCCGCGCCCGTCCTCCTCGGAAATTGGCCCCTCAGAACTTGA
- a CDS encoding M20 aminoacylase family protein — translation MSTQTNGLELGEGGAAIRAHIARYADELVTLRRDLHAHPEIGLEEHRTSRIVAEQLETLGYRVTTGLGGTGVVGTLSVGSGRRAVALRADMDALPIEEETNLPYASRNPGRMHACGHDGHTTTLLGAARYLAETRRFDGTVHLIFQPAEENRGGAKLMIDDGLFTRFPCDAVFGMHNMPGLEEGRFGFRPGAFFAGVDAIDITLKGRGGHGAMPHQAADPVVAGASLVMALQTIVSRNVDPIEPAIVTVGMFRSGTVCNIIPETARLSIGSRAFSPEVLTLLRRRIGELAKAQAASFGLEAEIELDVGYPVLVNDPATTAFARTAAAAFAGEAAVSDLDRPYPVGEDFAFMAEARPASYFVIGQGTGDHVRALHNPGYDFNDRLLVPGAAFWGALAERFLAAA, via the coding sequence ATGAGCACGCAGACCAACGGCCTCGAACTCGGCGAAGGCGGCGCCGCGATCCGCGCCCACATCGCCCGCTACGCCGACGAGCTCGTCACCCTGCGCCGCGATCTCCATGCCCACCCCGAGATCGGCCTCGAAGAGCACCGCACCAGCCGCATCGTCGCCGAGCAGCTCGAAACGCTCGGCTACCGCGTGACGACCGGCCTCGGCGGCACGGGTGTCGTCGGCACCTTGAGCGTCGGATCGGGACGGCGCGCCGTCGCCTTGCGCGCCGACATGGATGCGCTGCCGATCGAGGAGGAAACGAACCTTCCCTATGCGAGCCGCAATCCCGGCCGCATGCACGCCTGCGGTCACGACGGCCACACCACGACCTTGCTCGGCGCCGCGCGCTATCTCGCCGAGACGCGGCGCTTCGACGGCACCGTCCATCTGATCTTCCAGCCGGCCGAAGAGAACCGCGGCGGCGCCAAGTTGATGATCGACGATGGCCTGTTCACCCGCTTCCCCTGCGATGCGGTGTTCGGCATGCACAACATGCCGGGGCTCGAGGAAGGCCGCTTCGGCTTCCGTCCGGGCGCCTTCTTCGCCGGCGTCGACGCCATCGACATCACGCTGAAGGGCCGCGGCGGCCATGGCGCCATGCCCCACCAGGCGGCCGACCCGGTCGTCGCCGGCGCGAGCCTCGTCATGGCGCTTCAGACGATCGTCTCCCGCAACGTCGATCCGATCGAGCCGGCGATCGTCACCGTCGGCATGTTCCGCTCCGGCACCGTCTGCAATATCATCCCAGAGACGGCCCGCCTCTCGATCGGCTCACGCGCCTTCTCGCCGGAGGTGCTGACGCTGCTGCGCCGGCGCATCGGCGAACTCGCCAAGGCCCAGGCCGCGAGCTTCGGCCTCGAAGCCGAGATCGAGCTCGACGTCGGCTATCCCGTCCTCGTCAACGACCCGGCGACCACCGCCTTCGCCCGAACGGCGGCGGCGGCCTTCGCCGGCGAGGCGGCGGTCAGCGATCTCGACCGGCCCTATCCCGTCGGCGAGGACTTCGCCTTCATGGCCGAGGCGCGGCCGGCGAGCTATTTCGTCATCGGCCAGGGCACCGGCGATCATGTCCGCGCCCTGCACAATCCGGGCTACGATTTCAACGACCGCCTCCTTGTGCCCGGGGCGGCGTTCTGGGGCGCGCTCGCCGAGCGTTTCCTCGCCGCCGCCTGA